From a single Haloarcula sp. DT43 genomic region:
- a CDS encoding rubrerythrin family protein, with amino-acid sequence MTAADLIDAVRDDQQTELSRLGSSKTLYADTRGEMEPDVVLAAAAAREGAAHATFDAWSEDVDDDAAALFADAAAETAQRRDSIDADPVDRTPAMHDVLDDLDGTVERLGGFVGWTLVDKKVKEQYTGFFTGQADPQTASTFRSAGSDVEALRDSAADLLDAVCDGDADWDAAEAAAVDVVATAYDEYFETLEDLGVNPKPVC; translated from the coding sequence CGACTGGGTTCCTCGAAGACGCTGTACGCCGACACCCGCGGCGAGATGGAACCGGACGTAGTGCTGGCGGCGGCGGCCGCCCGCGAGGGGGCGGCCCACGCGACCTTCGATGCCTGGAGCGAGGACGTCGACGACGACGCGGCGGCACTGTTTGCCGACGCGGCGGCCGAGACGGCACAGCGCCGCGATAGCATCGACGCCGACCCGGTCGACCGGACGCCGGCGATGCACGACGTGCTCGACGACCTCGACGGGACCGTCGAGCGCCTGGGCGGGTTCGTCGGCTGGACGCTCGTCGACAAGAAGGTCAAAGAGCAGTACACCGGCTTCTTCACCGGGCAGGCGGACCCACAGACCGCGAGTACGTTCCGCAGTGCCGGGAGCGACGTGGAAGCGCTCCGGGATTCGGCCGCCGACCTGCTCGATGCCGTCTGTGACGGCGACGCCGACTGGGACGCGGCGGAGGCGGCCGCCGTCGACGTCGTCGCGACGGCCTACGACGAGTACTTCGAGACGCTCGAGGACCTCGGCGTGAACCCGAAGCCGGTCTGCTAA
- a CDS encoding cobalt-factor II C(20)-methyltransferase: MTLYGIGLGPGQSDLVTVRGKRALESADVVYSPGRLSRSVATEHVPEERIGDLDFPMTRDEEKLRTAWKEAAAEIAPTARDGDAAFVTLGDPNVYSTFGHLRRTLAAFHPEVDLEVVPGVSAMSAFATALGVEITAGSSLALREADRGASPTGPDRMILFKVTDAPATHEGLVEAGYDVVYGRRLFMEQGETVVTDDPTDIDERDYYTLAYAEKPETRVEQATDAFLEAADESGVVTDGGENGSGELLRQERSEAALCGDEVQHD, encoded by the coding sequence ATGACCCTCTACGGTATCGGCCTCGGGCCCGGACAGTCGGACCTCGTGACGGTGCGGGGCAAACGCGCACTCGAATCGGCCGACGTGGTGTACTCGCCGGGGCGGCTCTCGCGGTCGGTCGCGACCGAACACGTCCCCGAGGAGCGCATCGGCGACCTCGACTTCCCGATGACGCGCGACGAGGAGAAACTGCGGACGGCCTGGAAGGAGGCCGCCGCCGAAATCGCGCCGACCGCCCGCGACGGCGACGCCGCCTTCGTCACGCTGGGGGACCCGAACGTCTACTCGACGTTCGGCCACCTCCGGCGGACCCTCGCCGCCTTCCACCCCGAGGTCGACCTCGAAGTGGTGCCCGGCGTCAGCGCCATGTCGGCCTTCGCGACGGCGCTGGGCGTCGAAATCACCGCCGGCTCCAGCCTCGCCCTACGCGAGGCCGACCGCGGCGCGTCCCCGACCGGTCCCGACCGGATGATTCTGTTCAAGGTGACCGACGCGCCGGCCACCCACGAGGGGCTGGTCGAGGCCGGCTACGACGTGGTGTACGGCCGCCGGCTGTTCATGGAACAGGGCGAGACGGTCGTCACCGACGACCCGACCGACATCGACGAGCGAGACTACTACACGCTGGCCTACGCCGAGAAGCCCGAGACGCGCGTCGAGCAGGCGACCGACGCCTTCCTCGAAGCGGCCGACGAGAGCGGCGTCGTCACCGACGGCGGTGAGAACGGTTCCGGAGAACTCCTGCGACAGGAGCGCTCCGAAGCCGCCCTCTGTGGTGACGAGGTGCAGCATGACTGA
- the uvrB gene encoding excinuclease ABC subunit UvrB, which yields MSDTGGPLSIDRPDADREFRVDAPFEPAGDQPEAIEGLASGFRQGLDRQTLLGVTGSGKTNTVSWVVEEIQKPTLVIAHNKTLAAQLYEEFRELFPDNAVEYFVSYYDYYQPEAYVEQTDTFIDKDASINDEIDRLRHSATRSLLTRDDVVVVASVSAIYGLGDPRNYIDMSLSLEVGQEIERDDLLGRLVDLNYERNDVDFTQGTFRVRGDTLEIYPMYGRYALRVEFWGDEIDRMLKVDPLEGEVKSEEPAALIHPAEHYSIPEQRLQRAIDEIEELLDQRIRYFERQGNHVAAQRIEERTTFDIEMMQETGYCSGIENYSVHLSDRETGEAPYTLLDYFPDDFLTVVDESHQTLPQIRGQFEGDKSRKESLVENGFRLPTAFDNRPLTFEEFEEKTDQTLYVSATPGDYERDHSDQVVEQIVRPTHLVDPAVEVASATGQVEDLLERIDGRIERDERVLVTTLTKRMAEDLTEYLEESGVDVAYMHDETDTLERHELIRSLRLGEIDVLVGINLLREGLDIPEVSLVAILDADQEGFLRSETTLVQTMGRAARNVNGEVVLYADERSNAMQSAIEETQRRRRIQQQYNEEHGFEPTTIEKAVGETNLPGSKTDTGGISADGASDADDAARQVEQLEERMQEAADNLEFELAADIRDRIRELREEFDLDGGGDDGGVPAPGPDF from the coding sequence ATGAGCGACACCGGCGGCCCCCTCTCTATCGACCGTCCCGACGCCGACCGCGAGTTCCGCGTCGACGCCCCGTTCGAACCGGCGGGCGACCAGCCCGAGGCCATCGAAGGGCTCGCGTCCGGCTTCCGCCAGGGGCTGGACCGACAGACGCTGCTCGGCGTGACCGGCTCCGGGAAGACCAACACCGTCTCCTGGGTCGTCGAGGAGATTCAGAAACCCACGCTGGTCATCGCCCACAACAAGACCCTCGCGGCCCAACTGTACGAGGAGTTCCGCGAGCTGTTTCCGGACAATGCCGTCGAGTACTTCGTCTCCTACTACGACTACTACCAACCCGAGGCCTACGTTGAGCAGACGGACACGTTCATCGACAAGGACGCCTCTATCAACGACGAAATCGACCGCCTGCGCCACTCGGCGACGCGCTCGCTGCTGACCCGCGACGACGTCGTCGTCGTCGCCTCGGTGTCGGCCATCTACGGGCTCGGTGACCCGCGCAACTACATCGACATGTCCCTCTCGCTCGAAGTCGGGCAGGAAATCGAGCGCGACGACCTCCTCGGTCGCCTGGTCGACTTGAACTACGAGCGCAACGACGTGGACTTCACGCAGGGGACCTTCCGCGTGCGCGGTGACACGCTCGAAATCTATCCGATGTACGGCCGCTACGCCCTGCGGGTAGAGTTCTGGGGCGACGAGATAGACCGGATGCTGAAGGTCGACCCGCTCGAGGGCGAGGTCAAAAGCGAGGAGCCGGCGGCGCTGATTCACCCGGCGGAACACTACTCTATCCCCGAGCAACGGCTCCAGCGCGCTATCGACGAAATCGAGGAGCTCCTGGACCAGCGCATCCGCTACTTCGAGCGCCAGGGGAACCACGTCGCGGCCCAGCGCATCGAGGAACGAACGACGTTCGACATCGAGATGATGCAGGAGACGGGCTACTGCTCGGGTATCGAGAACTACTCGGTCCACCTCTCGGACCGCGAGACGGGCGAGGCCCCCTACACCCTGCTGGATTACTTCCCCGACGATTTCCTCACCGTCGTCGACGAGTCCCACCAGACGCTCCCCCAGATTCGCGGTCAGTTCGAGGGCGACAAGAGCCGCAAGGAGAGCCTGGTCGAGAACGGCTTCCGACTGCCGACGGCGTTCGACAACCGCCCGCTGACCTTCGAGGAGTTCGAGGAGAAGACGGACCAGACGCTGTACGTGAGCGCCACGCCCGGCGACTACGAGCGTGACCACAGCGACCAGGTCGTCGAGCAAATCGTCCGCCCGACCCACCTCGTCGACCCGGCCGTCGAAGTGGCGTCGGCGACGGGGCAGGTCGAGGACCTGCTCGAACGCATCGACGGGCGAATCGAGCGCGACGAGCGGGTGCTGGTGACCACACTCACGAAACGGATGGCGGAGGACCTCACCGAGTACCTGGAAGAGTCCGGCGTGGACGTGGCCTACATGCACGACGAGACCGACACGCTGGAACGACACGAACTCATCCGCTCGCTCCGCCTGGGCGAGATAGACGTGCTGGTCGGCATCAACCTCCTGCGTGAGGGACTTGACATCCCCGAGGTTTCGCTCGTCGCCATCCTCGACGCCGACCAGGAGGGCTTTCTCCGCTCGGAGACGACGCTCGTCCAGACGATGGGGCGCGCAGCTAGAAACGTCAACGGCGAGGTGGTGCTGTACGCCGACGAGCGGAGCAACGCCATGCAGTCGGCCATCGAGGAGACCCAGCGCCGCCGGCGCATCCAGCAGCAGTACAACGAGGAACACGGCTTCGAGCCGACGACCATCGAGAAGGCGGTTGGCGAGACGAACCTGCCGGGGAGCAAGACCGACACCGGCGGCATCTCGGCCGACGGGGCGAGCGACGCCGACGACGCCGCCCGGCAGGTCGAGCAACTGGAGGAGCGAATGCAGGAAGCCGCGGACAACCTGGAGTTCGAACTGGCCGCGGACATCCGCGACCGCATCCGCGAACTGCGCGAGGAGTTCGACCTCGACGGCGGCGGCGACGACGGCGGCGTCCCCGCGCCCGGTCCCGATTTCTGA
- a CDS encoding cobalt-precorrin-4/precorrin-4 C(11)-methyltransferase produces MTDQAGETDPQDAIDAVAGNRDDRVYEHSAGDEQDGIPFVGAGPGHPRLLTVAGRDLLADADLVVHAGSLVNSELLEEYCADAETVSSIGKDLEELIPLMRDAYEAGDTVVRLHSGDPAIYGAALEQMDALEHEGVPTYIVPGVTSAFAASATMRTQLTLNEVANHVAFTRPQGKTLDAEEDHISEFVGMGDVTTCIYLGTHAVSETMDRLLEEGHDPETPVAAVYHASWPDEDVIEGTIATIGEKLEDAGYRASAMVVVGDAVGGEDYERSFLYGDWANRGSDSGDSSQEADD; encoded by the coding sequence ATGACTGACCAGGCTGGCGAGACGGACCCGCAGGACGCCATCGACGCCGTCGCCGGCAACCGCGACGACCGCGTCTACGAGCACAGCGCCGGCGACGAACAGGACGGCATCCCCTTCGTCGGCGCGGGGCCGGGGCACCCTCGCCTGTTGACCGTCGCCGGCCGCGACCTGCTCGCCGACGCCGATCTCGTGGTCCACGCCGGCTCGCTCGTCAACAGCGAACTCCTGGAGGAGTACTGCGCCGACGCCGAGACGGTCTCCTCTATCGGCAAAGACCTCGAGGAGCTGATTCCGCTGATGCGCGACGCCTACGAGGCCGGCGACACCGTGGTCCGCCTCCACAGCGGCGACCCCGCGATTTATGGAGCCGCCCTGGAGCAGATGGACGCCCTGGAACACGAGGGCGTCCCGACCTACATCGTCCCCGGCGTCACCTCGGCGTTCGCCGCCAGCGCGACGATGCGCACGCAGTTGACGCTGAACGAGGTCGCCAACCACGTCGCCTTCACCCGCCCGCAGGGCAAGACGCTGGACGCCGAGGAGGACCACATCTCCGAGTTCGTCGGCATGGGCGACGTGACGACGTGTATCTATCTGGGGACTCACGCCGTCAGCGAGACGATGGACCGGCTGCTGGAAGAGGGCCACGACCCCGAAACGCCGGTGGCGGCCGTCTACCACGCGTCCTGGCCCGACGAGGACGTCATCGAGGGGACGATTGCGACCATCGGCGAGAAGCTGGAAGACGCCGGGTACCGCGCCTCCGCGATGGTCGTCGTCGGCGACGCCGTCGGCGGCGAGGACTACGAGCGCTCGTTCCTCTACGGCGACTGGGCGAACCGCGGGAGTGATTCGGGCGACAGTTCGCAGGAGGCCGACGACTAG
- the cbiT gene encoding precorrin-6Y C5,15-methyltransferase (decarboxylating) subunit CbiT: protein MSRVSLPHDAKAGPTKPEVRAVLASKLALTGADHFAEVGSCTGAVTVEAARRAGRVTALERKASRLDVTRKNLAANGIDADADVELREAEAPEGLPDDADALFLGGSRNYEAVLDHAVETGVDRIVMNVSRLEVAGAATEAFRERDILEEVVQFQVSHGYELAGATSFDSENPVYMLVGSASEDVAADGCGGTRDAAAADGGRR from the coding sequence ATGTCCCGCGTCTCGCTCCCACACGACGCGAAGGCCGGTCCCACCAAGCCGGAGGTCCGGGCCGTCCTCGCCAGCAAACTCGCTCTCACCGGGGCCGACCACTTCGCGGAGGTCGGGTCCTGTACCGGAGCCGTCACCGTCGAGGCGGCGCGCCGGGCCGGGCGGGTCACTGCGCTCGAACGCAAAGCCAGTCGACTCGACGTGACTCGCAAGAACCTCGCCGCCAACGGCATCGACGCCGACGCTGATGTCGAACTCCGCGAGGCAGAGGCTCCGGAGGGGCTGCCCGACGACGCCGACGCCCTCTTTCTGGGCGGGTCGCGCAACTACGAGGCCGTCCTCGACCACGCCGTCGAGACCGGCGTCGACCGCATCGTGATGAACGTCTCGCGCCTGGAAGTCGCCGGTGCGGCGACCGAGGCCTTCCGTGAGCGCGACATCTTGGAGGAAGTCGTCCAGTTCCAGGTGAGCCACGGTTACGAACTCGCCGGCGCGACGAGCTTCGACTCGGAGAACCCCGTGTACATGCTCGTCGGCAGCGCCAGCGAGGACGTGGCCGCCGACGGCTGTGGCGGAACGCGCGACGCGGCGGCGGCAGACGGAGGGCGGCGATGA